In Candidatus Microthrix subdominans, the DNA window AATCGCTCCAGATCGACCGAGTTGTGAACGATCGAGATGCGGTCATCCTCGATGCCGTGCTGCAGCGAGAGTCGGTCTCGGACGGCCTCGTCGACGGCCACATAGCGAACGACGTTGGGATGCCGTATGGGGGTTTCCGTCCACGGTCGCCACCCGTGGCTCACGCCCACCATGGGGACATCTCGAAAATAGGCGAGCGCCGTCATGGCCGTCATGAAGTGTTGGCCGTGAATGACATCGGGCCGCACGCCCAGCGTGTCGAGGTCGTCCGTGACGGGAATGGTGAGATCGATGAGCTCGCGTCCTGTTGCTCCAACCTCGGCGGTGTAGACCATCGGTCTGTGCCCCTGCGCCAAGAGTTCCATGGCCAGGTCCTGCACGTAGGTTTCCGCGCCGTTTCGGATGCTCATGGTTCTGTTGGTGATCAGGATCTTCACGGCTGTCTCCCTTGGGCAACGTCGCCGAGCGGACGTCCAGCGGAGGTCCTGAGCTGGGCGTGTTCGTCGATGAAGGACGCCGCCCGGCGTCGCCCTTGGCGTCCGGTCGAGCGCAGGTGGTCTCGAAGCATGCCGACTGCGGGCTCCATGCCGGTGTGGCCGATGAAGGCGATCAGGTCTCCGGGACGTGCGGCCTGAAAGATGGCGGTGACCAGGGTCGCGAGCTGGGCGTGCGCCGTCGGCCTGACCCCCAGGCGGCCAGGCCTGCGACGATCGCGTCGCACTCGGCGTCCGATGCATGGTCGGCCGGGCCGACCACATCGATGCTGCGGGTGACGTGCACCTCGTCGACGTTGAGGCGCATGAGGGCTCGTCCCAGCACGTTGCCCTGCTCGGCGTTGGTCGCAACCCCGCGGTTGCCTCGGACGGCCACACCGCAGAGGAAGCGTGCGGTGTTCTGGCGGAGCGGCCGCAGCCGTCGCTCCACCGTCGTGCCGGCGCTATGGGCGTTGAACATGTCGTCGACGACGACGAAGGGCCTGGTGGCCACCACGGACAGACGGCGGGGCAGCCCGCCGAAGTCGCCCAGCCCGGACTCGATCGCTTCGATGCCTGCCCCGCAGATAAACGCCGCGGTTGCCGCCAGCGCTGCCGACGTGACGTCGTGGCCCGTGATGGCGGGGGTTGTCACGTTGATCGTTCCCGGCTCCCGTCCGCACCGCCGGGCCAGTGCAGGTGTCAGCGTCAACCGGTCGCCGTCGCGGAGGGCGAGCGCGTCCCTGCTCCGACCGACGGGAACGTCGAACGCCCCGGCCCCCGCTGCCACCTCGACCACGTCGGGTTCGTCGGCGTTGTAGACGGCAAACCCGGCAGGGCCGAGCCCGTCGAAGAGCAGCCGCTTGGCTCGCCGGTACGCGGCATCGGAGCCGTGTACCTCCAGGTGATCCGAGCCGATCGTCGTGCAGATGCCGACCGAAAAGGGTACGTCGACCAAGCGCTGATCACTGAGGCCTTGCGAGCTGGCCTCGACGACGGCGTGGGTGGCACCGACCTCGACGGCACGAGCCAGCAACTCTTGAATCTGTGGGGCGTCGGGCGTGCTCAACCCCGGGGGGAACGTTTCATCGCCCGCCGCAGCGATCAGGCTGGTCGACAGGGCGTGTGCGATGCCCGCCCGCTGCATGCAGGCCGCCAACATGATCGCCGTGGTGGTCTTGGCGTTCGTGCCGGTAATCCCGATCGAGTCGAGACGCTCTGCGGGGAACCCCTGGAGCAGCGCGGATGACAAGGAGAACGCCCGTCGTTCATCGCTGACCCGCAACAACGGCACGCCCATGGACCGCATCAGCACCTCCAGGTCGTCGGGCAGATGATCTGGGGCGGTGGCCCAGCAGACGGCGCTGGCACCGTCCGTCACGGCCCGACGGACCGCGCTCAGTGCTCGCTGGGCGTTGCGATGGACGTTGACGTGGAGGTTGCCGGGTTGGGTGCGTTCCGAGTCCCAGTCGACCCCTCGATAGGTTGCGTTGCGTCCAAGCCGTTCATCCCACGAGTCCAGTACTCCCAGTTCGTTGAGTCGTTCGGCCAGGTCCGCCACCTCGGCGATGGGTTTGACGGGCCGATCTCGGTCCGATCATGTGGTCACCCTGGCTCGATCCAGGAGGCGCTTCCGGACCGAGCGCAGTTCTGGCCCACCGCCGGCCACCAGGATGACGGCTCCGGGCCCTGCGGCAGCCAAGTCGTCCACCTCGTTTTGAGGGTGTTCAAAAGGTGAGAAGCCCGAGCCCCAGGCTTCGGCGGAGCGGACCACGATCTGATGGTGAGTGGCCAGGGCTCCCAGCCGCGCATGGAGGCGATCGGTCACGGTCGGACCGTCGTCCAACGGGCCGAGTACGAGAAATTTGGCCGGGGCGCTCCCGTTCGGCCAGCGCTGCAATGGCTTCGGACACGTCTCCAAAGGAGGTCGCGTCACTTCGATCCCACACGACCGGACCCTCGGCCAGGCGCGTCGCCATCGAGCGGGCGAGAGTCTGCGCTGCGGCCTCGACGCCGGAGCGGACCGACTCCACCGGGCGGCCAGCAGCCAGCCCGACAGCGACGGCGGCACCGACCGGTAGGGCCAGGGCACCCCCGTCTCGGCCCACGCCGATCGCAAGCTCGCCCCATGGGCCGACGACGTGAACCATGCCCGCGTCAGTGTTCCCGGCGCTCCGACCGGGTCGCACTCCGAAGATGCTCAGCGCCGGGAACGCGGTCCCCTCGAAACCAGCCTCCTCCCGAAGCGCGTCGGCCACCGCCTCGGGCATCACCAGCGTTGCATCGCGATCAACGCGGTCGAGCACTTCTCGGGCGGAAGTGATCGCCCCGGTGGGCCCGACCATGGCCAGGTGGCGGTCGCCCAGGTCGGTGATGACGAGCGCCGTTGGGTCCAGCAGGGCGGCGTCGGTACCGGTGCATCCCTTGTGGCGCCGGTTGAGCACCACCGCCAGCGGTGTGTCGTCGGGGTGGTTCAACAGCGCGAGCGGCAGGCGAAAGCGCTCGGTTCCCGGCGGCTCCCGCAGGTCGGGTGGCCCGGGCGGGGGCAGGCGGTGTTCGGTCGTGTCGCTCAGGCCGGCCCGGATCAGCGCTGCGGTCGCCCACGGTGCCACGGCACCGAGCACACCGACGCGAGGCCCGTCGGCCGGCCGCCCCCGGGCGTCGCCGGCCATCGCCCGCACGATCGCCTCGGTGCTGGGGCCGTTGACCGCCGTACCGCCCACCCACGATCGCTCGGTCAGGTACGGCACGCGAAGGGCGATGTCATCCTCCAGCACCAGCGTGGTGTCGCCCAGCGGTGGCGGATGTGCGGACGCCACAAACAGCTGTCCGGCCCCGACCCGCACGTCGTTCGGGTCGATCACCACCCGCTCGACGCCACAAGTCGGGCCGTGATGGCCGGTGTCGAGCAGGTGAGCGATCTCCGCGGTCGTGAAGTTCATCGACGACGAGCACGCGGTGGCGATTTTCGCGGCCGGGGGTTCATCACATTGGCGTCACTCTCGGTGTTCGACCGGTGCATGGTCGCAACGTAGGCGGCCGTTCTCCATATTATTGCAGGACCTAGGGGCGCCGCTGCTGTGGGCGCGTGGAGGAATGCGTGCGGGTACTCGAGGTCTTTGGGGGCCAATCGGCCGAACACGACGTGTCGGTCGCATCGGGTTGGGCGGTCGCCGGCGGGCTGCGCGAAGCCGGGCACCACGTCACCGCCGCCCACATCGACCGCGGGGGTCGTTGGCGGGCGATCGAGCTCGACGGACAGTTGCCGGCGATCCCGCAGCCGCTCGAGTGGCCCGATGCCGACCCTTGGGCGCTGTTGACCCGCAGCGACGCACGGCCAGACGTGCTCATGGCGGTGCTGCACGGTCCCCGAGGCGAGGACGGGGTGATCGGGGCTCTTGCCCGGTTGGCCGACGTGGCCTGCGTGGGCTCCGGGTTGGCCTCGAGCGCAGTGTGCCTCGACAAGACGCTGACCCGCGACGTCTTGGATGCCCGGGGCATCGCCCAAACCCGGTGGCTGGGCGTCTACCCGGGTGACCGGGTGCCGACCTATGACGAGGCGGCCGACCGGCTCGGCTCGACGGTGTTGTACATCAAGCCGGCCAACCTGGGCTCGTCGATCGGCATCAGCCGGGTGGCCGATGTCCTGGGCTGGGACGCAGCGATATCGCACGCCGCGAGCTACGACGACACGCTGATCATCGAGGCGGGCGTCGAAGGCCGTGAGCTGAGCGTGTCGATCCTGGGCAATCGTGCCGATGGCTACGACGTGTCGGCGGTATCGGAGACCCGGCCCCATGGCGAGTTCCTCGACCATGCCGACAAGTACGGGGCCGGGGCGGCCATGGCGCAGGTGCCGGCCGATCTCGGGCCCGCCCTTCGGGAGCGGGTTCGAGACTCCGCTCCCGACGTGGGCCGCCGCCCTTCGTGTCGACGGCCTGGCCCGGGTGGACGTGTTCCTCACCGAGGATGGCGCGCTTCTGGTCAACGAGGTCAACACGATGCCCGGGTTCACCACCGAATCGACCTTTCCGCGCATGTGGGCGGCGTCCGGCGTGGCCTTTCCCCAGGTGCTCGACCGCCTGTGCAACCTGGCTGTTGGCCGCCACGAGCGGTCAAGAGCGCTCATCGACACCGGCATCGAGCCCGTCGGACCCTCGATCCGCGTGCGGGCGGCCACCGAGGCCGACTGGCGGGTGATCGGTGAGCTGACGGTGGCGGCGTACGCATCGATCCCCGGTCGGCCGCGTCTGGCGGAGTACGACCGTGAACTGGCCGACGTCGCCGCCCGTGCAGACGAGTGCACCCTCTTGGTGGCCGAGGACGCCGACGGCTTCGTCGTCGGTGCCGTCGGCTACGACCGCATTCCCGGCACCGACGGCAAGGTGGGCCGGGCCCGTCAGGTGTCGGTCAGTCCGCAGGCCCGCGGTCGGGGCATCGGTCGAGCATTGGTCGAGGAGGTCATGGCTCGCCTGCGCTCCGAGGGGGTCACCGAGATGGCTGAGCGGACCGCGGACTACATGGCCGGCGCTCAGGCGCTGTACCTGTCGCTGGGCTTTCGTCGCGCGCCCGAACGGGACGAGACGCAGGACGACGGCCCCGACCTCATGGGTTTCCATCGCCACCTGTAGGGGCCATCCCACCCACTGGGCCGCCCCGTCACCGAAGTCGGGAGCCCGAACGACCGTCAGGCGGTCGTTTCAGCTCCCGAGTTGGCCGATCAGCTCAATCCAAGCCCGAAGTCGGGAGCCCGGAGCGCGCTCAGGCGGTCGTTTCAGCTCCCGAGTTGGCCGATCAGCTCGGCCACGACCTCGTCGATCACATCGTCGCGGCTGCCCTTGATCAGAACCGCCGAGCCGGGCGGCAACGCGTCGATCCGCTCCCGCAATTGGCGGCGATGGTCCGCAACCGGCAGGCCGTAGATCGGCGCCCGGTAGGCCAGGATCTCGATGCCCAGCGTCTCGGCCCGCTCGCGGGCGACGGAATGGATCTCGTCGAGGTAGGCGATGCCGTCCCGCAGAGGGCCCAGCACCGCCAGCCGCTCGGGGGCATCGACCGCGGCCAGTGCATCGAGGGCT includes these proteins:
- a CDS encoding GNAT family N-acetyltransferase, which translates into the protein MFLTEDGALLVNEVNTMPGFTTESTFPRMWAASGVAFPQVLDRLCNLAVGRHERSRALIDTGIEPVGPSIRVRAATEADWRVIGELTVAAYASIPGRPRLAEYDRELADVAARADECTLLVAEDADGFVVGAVGYDRIPGTDGKVGRARQVSVSPQARGRGIGRALVEEVMARLRSEGVTEMAERTADYMAGAQALYLSLGFRRAPERDETQDDGPDLMGFHRHL